In the genome of Deinococcus sp. QL22, one region contains:
- a CDS encoding transposase, with protein MPGRNHSREFKLEVVSQINSGQQTTAQLSRTHSLAPGLMYRWRKEVEARGEAAFTDGATTDRSDELRIAELERYCGQLALENTILKKSLATYRLKSGTK; from the coding sequence ATGCCCGGACGGAACCACAGCCGCGAATTCAAACTTGAGGTCGTCAGCCAGATCAACAGCGGCCAACAGACGACCGCCCAGCTCAGTCGCACCCACTCCCTGGCACCGGGTCTGATGTACCGATGGCGCAAAGAGGTCGAAGCACGTGGTGAAGCTGCGTTTACGGATGGGGCTACCACGGATCGCAGCGACGAACTTCGCATTGCCGAGCTGGAACGGTATTGCGGTCAGCTCGCTCTGGAGAATACGATCCTGAAAAAATCGTTAGCGACGTACCGCTTGAAAAGCGGCACCAAATGA
- a CDS encoding IS3 family transposase: MITDARCAHPTVSVRRLCELHAVSRSWYLGQQTRTRVNPDLDLTKEIEAIVLKWNGYGYRRVTHELARRGHRTNHKRVLRVMRAQGLLCRPKRRFQATTDSTHSERRFENLLPTVVPTHPNQVWQVDLTYVRVKGGFVYLACVLDSFTREIVGWAMSRCIDAALALKALNNALGARCPSPGLLHHSDQGSQYASRVYVDRLREAGLIPSMSRKGNPYDNARMESFYKTLKTEEVDLQDYLDFDDAHCQINHFIGRLYNQERLHSSLGYVPPAEFATRYHCA; the protein is encoded by the coding sequence ATGATCACGGATGCGCGCTGCGCGCATCCGACGGTGTCGGTACGTCGCTTGTGTGAGTTGCATGCGGTCAGTCGGTCTTGGTATCTGGGTCAACAGACTCGGACAAGGGTGAATCCAGATTTGGATCTCACGAAAGAGATTGAAGCCATCGTGTTGAAGTGGAATGGTTACGGCTACCGACGCGTGACCCATGAGTTGGCCCGTCGGGGACATCGAACCAACCACAAGCGCGTCTTACGGGTCATGAGGGCACAGGGGTTGTTATGTCGTCCCAAACGACGGTTTCAGGCCACCACGGACTCGACGCACAGCGAACGTCGTTTTGAAAATTTGCTGCCGACCGTGGTTCCGACTCACCCCAACCAAGTCTGGCAAGTTGATCTGACCTATGTTCGGGTGAAAGGTGGTTTTGTGTACCTGGCCTGCGTGTTGGACAGCTTCACCCGAGAAATCGTGGGCTGGGCCATGTCCAGGTGCATTGACGCGGCGCTGGCCTTGAAAGCACTCAACAACGCGCTTGGGGCGCGCTGCCCAAGCCCAGGCTTACTGCACCATTCTGACCAAGGGTCTCAATATGCAAGTCGCGTCTATGTCGATCGGCTTCGGGAGGCTGGGTTAATCCCGAGCATGTCCAGAAAGGGAAACCCATACGACAACGCCCGCATGGAAAGCTTTTACAAAACCCTGAAAACAGAAGAAGTCGATCTGCAGGACTATCTTGATTTCGACGACGCACATTGCCAGATCAACCACTTCATCGGTCGGCTGTATAACCAGGAACGTCTGCATTCCAGTTTGGGGTATGTCCCACCTGCCGAGTTCGCCACTCGGTATCATTGCGCCTAG
- a CDS encoding IS3 family transposase yields MDRIRQLAEPHPRRGSRFIHALLVKEGKTINRKRVRRIWRAAGLVIKKNPSRKIRTGNTIPMKAEFPNHVWTYDFIFDQTLGSTTLNILTLTDEFTVPTRWSEAMYWSASGCEIRHFGRGGMNPKYRASSQVTSRRNDTEWRTRQVGHTPNWNADVPGYTADR; encoded by the coding sequence TTGGATCGGATCCGTCAACTGGCAGAGCCACATCCACGACGCGGTTCTCGGTTCATCCACGCGCTGCTTGTCAAAGAAGGCAAAACGATCAACCGCAAAAGGGTCAGACGGATTTGGCGAGCGGCGGGACTGGTGATCAAGAAGAACCCCAGCCGGAAAATTCGCACCGGTAACACCATCCCCATGAAGGCAGAGTTCCCCAATCACGTGTGGACGTACGACTTCATCTTCGACCAGACCCTCGGAAGCACCACCCTGAACATCCTTACCCTCACGGATGAATTCACTGTTCCAACGCGCTGGTCTGAAGCCATGTACTGGAGTGCAAGCGGCTGTGAGATCAGGCATTTCGGCAGAGGTGGAATGAACCCAAAGTACCGGGCCAGCAGTCAAGTCACTTCTAGGCGCAATGATACCGAGTGGCGAACTCGGCAGGTGGGACATACCCCAAACTGGAATGCAGACGTTCCTGGTTATACAGCCGACCGATGA
- a CDS encoding transposase, whose product MLQDAKKGQQPIEELCRDFGCSPASYDTWKKKYGDTTPDEAKRLGQLEKENARLLRIVGQQRPLIEAVKAVLAKKR is encoded by the coding sequence TTGCTGCAGGACGCCAAGAAAGGTCAACAGCCCATAGAGGAATTGTGCCGGGACTTCGGATGCAGTCCGGCGTCGTATGACACGTGGAAAAAGAAATACGGCGACACGACGCCGGATGAAGCCAAGCGGCTTGGTCAATTGGAAAAGGAAAATGCACGCCTGTTACGGATCGTCGGCCAGCAGCGCCCCCTGATTGAGGCGGTCAAGGCGGTCTTGGCAAAAAAGCGATAA
- a CDS encoding SDR family NAD(P)-dependent oxidoreductase codes for MTAGELTGQVALVTGGAGGIGAVICRTLAEAGASVLVGFSGGEARAAALASELSGPGHHRALLARVDDSATLSAAAESVRLTEGRLDILVNNAGVTMPVPHDDLDGLTDDRIDTILRINVRGAFACTRAFAPLLRAEGRGLVVNISSVAGQTGVGSNVAYCASKAALDSVTRSLGRALAPDIRVLSISPGFVDGEYAQRMPDIVAAQLGRTPLGRLAQPQEVARAVLAAATLLSFSTGCIIAVDGGRPLG; via the coding sequence ATGACCGCAGGCGAATTGACTGGACAGGTGGCCCTCGTGACAGGCGGCGCGGGAGGTATTGGCGCAGTGATTTGCCGGACACTGGCCGAGGCCGGGGCCAGCGTTTTGGTGGGCTTTTCGGGAGGCGAGGCGCGGGCAGCGGCCCTGGCCTCCGAGTTGAGCGGGCCAGGACATCACCGCGCACTTCTGGCCCGCGTGGACGACAGCGCCACCCTGAGCGCCGCCGCCGAGAGTGTGCGCCTCACTGAAGGTCGCCTCGACATTCTGGTCAACAATGCTGGTGTGACCATGCCTGTTCCGCATGACGATTTGGATGGACTCACCGACGACCGGATCGATACCATCTTGCGAATCAATGTACGCGGCGCGTTTGCCTGTACCCGTGCGTTTGCACCGCTGTTGCGTGCTGAGGGCCGCGGATTGGTCGTCAATATCAGCAGCGTCGCCGGGCAGACGGGTGTGGGCAGCAACGTGGCCTACTGTGCCAGCAAAGCTGCGCTGGACTCCGTCACCCGCAGTCTAGGCCGCGCCCTAGCCCCCGATATCCGGGTTCTGAGCATCTCACCAGGCTTTGTAGACGGCGAATATGCCCAACGGATGCCGGATATAGTGGCGGCACAATTGGGCCGCACGCCGCTGGGCCGCTTGGCGCAGCCGCAAGAGGTGGCCCGCGCCGTGCTGGCCGCCGCGACCCTCCTCTCATTCAGTACAGGCTGCATCATTGCCGTTGATGGAGGCAGACCGCTGGGGTAA
- a CDS encoding LacI family DNA-binding transcriptional regulator produces MTNRSPALPAQRVTSHDVSREAGVSQSAVSRAFTPGAHISPETRRRVLEAAQKLGYQPNAIARSLVTQRSGIVALIVGELHNPFYPQALSQFAQALEAKGKRALLLTHDARRDVQDTLDAASRYQIEAAIVFPTRLNAAPPSLGDVSRGGVPVLLFNRHLPGQDLLSVACDNHAGGRLAAQVLLDGGATRLAFIGGDPDTSTHQDRLRGFTERLAESGLSPLAAPARAFQYDWGVEATRQIHADGHCPDAIFGANDIIAIGVLDALRELGRRVPEDVSVIGFDDIQESARLAYRLTTIRQPLETMIEDALLALDDPQPGHGPRLHPGELIWRDTAKGQMG; encoded by the coding sequence ATGACCAACCGATCCCCTGCTCTCCCCGCACAACGGGTCACGTCGCACGACGTTTCGCGCGAGGCTGGCGTGTCGCAGTCGGCGGTCTCACGGGCCTTTACCCCGGGGGCGCACATCAGCCCGGAAACGCGGCGGCGGGTGCTGGAAGCGGCCCAGAAACTCGGCTATCAGCCCAATGCCATTGCCCGCAGCCTAGTCACGCAGCGCAGCGGCATCGTGGCACTGATCGTGGGCGAGCTGCACAATCCGTTTTATCCGCAGGCCCTGTCACAGTTCGCACAGGCGCTGGAGGCCAAAGGCAAGCGGGCGCTGCTGCTGACCCACGACGCCCGCCGGGACGTGCAGGACACCCTCGACGCGGCCAGCCGTTACCAGATAGAGGCCGCTATCGTGTTTCCTACCCGCCTGAATGCGGCCCCGCCCAGCCTGGGAGACGTGTCCAGGGGCGGCGTTCCAGTCTTGCTGTTCAATCGGCACTTGCCGGGGCAAGATCTGCTGTCGGTGGCCTGCGACAACCATGCGGGCGGAAGGCTGGCCGCACAAGTCCTGCTGGACGGCGGCGCGACCCGGCTGGCCTTTATCGGCGGCGACCCCGACACCTCTACCCACCAAGACCGGTTGCGCGGCTTTACCGAGCGGCTGGCCGAATCCGGGCTGAGTCCTCTGGCCGCGCCTGCCCGCGCCTTTCAGTACGACTGGGGAGTCGAAGCGACCCGGCAGATACACGCCGACGGACATTGCCCAGACGCCATTTTTGGGGCCAACGACATCATTGCCATCGGGGTACTGGACGCTCTGCGGGAATTGGGCCGCCGTGTGCCGGAAGACGTGAGTGTGATCGGATTTGACGACATTCAGGAATCTGCGCGGCTGGCCTACCGCCTGACCACCATCCGGCAGCCGTTGGAAACCATGATCGAGGACGCGCTGCTGGCCCTCGACGACCCACAGCCGGGACACGGCCCACGCCTGCATCCCGGCGAACTGATCTGGCGAGACACGGCAAAGGGGCAAATGGGATGA
- the hisD gene encoding histidinol dehydrogenase — MARILKSGMNVETQLSINEGVQQTVRGIIADIRTRGDAALRELSQKFDGWSPQAFRLTPEQIAAAVAQVPEEQLMSIRFSLDQVRTFAQAQRDSIHEVEIETIPGVTLGHKVLPMNSVACYVPGGRYPMVASAIMSVATAKVAGVRRVVAVTPPKDGQPYPATVATMHLAGADEIYIMGGVQALAALALGTETIAPVDMLVGPGNAYVAEAKRQLFGLVGIDLLAGPTETLVIADDSVDAELVATDLLGQAEHGPNSPAVLLTTSEALAAGVLLEIKRQLGILTTADVARAAWQDYGQIILAEDDAEMVRVADEIASEHVQILTRDPNYFLHHMTNYGSLFLGPETNVAYGDKAIGTNHILPTGRAARYTGGLWVGKYLKTVTYQRATREASVIIGRHCSVICGIEGFAGHQRQADLRVERYSQPVQAGPVGAAD; from the coding sequence ATGGCCCGCATCCTCAAGTCCGGTATGAACGTAGAAACGCAGCTCAGCATCAACGAGGGGGTTCAGCAGACAGTGCGCGGCATCATCGCCGACATCCGCACGCGCGGCGACGCGGCACTGCGCGAGTTGTCGCAAAAATTTGACGGCTGGAGTCCGCAGGCCTTTCGCCTCACGCCCGAACAGATCGCCGCCGCTGTGGCCCAGGTGCCCGAAGAACAGCTCATGTCGATCCGGTTTAGCTTGGATCAGGTGCGAACCTTTGCACAGGCGCAGCGCGACTCTATTCATGAAGTCGAGATCGAAACCATTCCGGGTGTGACGCTGGGCCACAAGGTGTTGCCTATGAATTCGGTGGCGTGTTACGTACCGGGCGGGCGCTACCCGATGGTCGCCAGCGCCATCATGAGTGTCGCCACCGCCAAAGTCGCGGGCGTGCGGCGTGTGGTGGCGGTCACTCCGCCCAAGGACGGCCAACCGTACCCGGCCACCGTCGCTACCATGCACCTTGCCGGAGCCGACGAAATTTACATCATGGGCGGCGTTCAGGCGTTGGCGGCCCTGGCCCTCGGCACCGAAACGATTGCGCCTGTAGACATGCTGGTTGGCCCCGGCAACGCCTATGTGGCCGAGGCCAAACGCCAGTTGTTCGGACTGGTGGGCATCGACCTGCTGGCAGGCCCCACCGAAACGCTGGTTATTGCCGACGACTCGGTGGATGCCGAACTGGTCGCCACCGACCTGCTGGGGCAAGCCGAACACGGCCCCAACAGTCCCGCCGTACTGCTGACCACCTCTGAAGCCCTGGCCGCCGGAGTGCTGCTGGAAATTAAGCGGCAACTGGGCATCCTGACCACCGCAGACGTGGCGCGGGCCGCGTGGCAGGACTACGGCCAGATCATCTTGGCCGAAGACGACGCCGAAATGGTGCGCGTGGCCGACGAAATTGCCAGCGAACACGTGCAGATTTTGACCCGAGACCCCAACTATTTTCTACATCACATGACCAATTACGGTTCTCTCTTCTTGGGGCCAGAAACCAACGTGGCCTACGGCGACAAAGCAATCGGCACCAACCACATTTTGCCCACCGGACGGGCGGCTCGGTACACGGGCGGATTGTGGGTGGGCAAGTACCTCAAAACAGTGACCTATCAGCGGGCCACCCGTGAAGCCAGCGTCATCATCGGGCGGCATTGCTCGGTCATTTGCGGCATAGAAGGCTTTGCCGGGCATCAGCGGCAGGCCGATTTGCGGGTGGAACGGTACAGTCAGCCTGTCCAAGCCGGGCCAGTCGGGGCGGCAGACTGA
- a CDS encoding HpcH/HpaI aldolase/citrate lyase family protein, with product MPESVNNAAPDALARLHARLSAGETLLNGWLHLPGGVSAELMGHAGYDALTIDLQHGLIGDGGLVPALQAIAATPAAPLVRVPWLHPPDLMRALDAGAVGVICPMIDTPEQARSLVHACRYAPLGGRSYGPTRARLLYGDAYTERADTQTLIFAMIETRAAWNNLEAILDTPGLSGVYVGPADLSLSLTGTASLDFRTGETAEAVAHIAAETAARGLIPGIFTQGGDLARHVISLGYRFVTAGSDVALLSGAARSVLSDLRGALPIPSGTPSY from the coding sequence ATGCCTGAGAGTGTTAACAACGCCGCACCTGACGCTCTGGCCCGCCTGCACGCCCGCTTGAGTGCCGGGGAAACCCTGCTGAACGGCTGGCTGCATCTACCCGGTGGCGTGAGCGCCGAACTGATGGGGCACGCTGGATACGACGCCCTGACCATCGATCTGCAACATGGCCTGATCGGGGACGGCGGACTGGTGCCGGCGCTTCAGGCCATTGCCGCCACGCCTGCTGCGCCGCTGGTGCGGGTGCCGTGGCTGCATCCCCCCGACCTGATGCGGGCGCTGGACGCCGGAGCCGTGGGCGTGATTTGCCCCATGATCGACACTCCTGAACAGGCCCGTTCCCTGGTGCACGCTTGCCGTTACGCACCGCTTGGCGGCAGAAGCTACGGCCCCACCCGCGCCCGCCTGCTGTACGGCGACGCCTACACAGAGCGGGCCGACACGCAAACGCTGATCTTCGCCATGATCGAAACCCGCGCCGCGTGGAACAACCTGGAGGCCATCCTGGACACTCCCGGCCTCAGCGGGGTCTACGTCGGCCCCGCAGACCTGAGCCTGAGCCTAACTGGAACCGCTTCGCTGGACTTCCGCACCGGAGAAACCGCAGAGGCGGTGGCCCACATCGCCGCAGAAACCGCCGCCCGTGGCCTGATTCCCGGCATTTTTACGCAGGGCGGCGACCTCGCCCGCCACGTCATCTCGCTGGGCTACCGCTTCGTCACCGCCGGTTCGGATGTTGCGCTGCTCTCTGGCGCGGCCCGCAGTGTCCTCAGCGATCTGCGCGGCGCCCTGCCGATCCCTTCCGGCACGCCTTCCTACTAA
- a CDS encoding alpha/beta fold hydrolase, which produces MSLPALPVPALLLPGTLCDAALWGAVALPAGTRVCGAVQGHSLAEAAAVALQDAPAAVHLVAFSLGAIVAFEVLRRAPERVARLTVISANPHAPTAAQLEVWGAQERQVQAGKFAEVVDSVAVGLHRQAVLDMARRVGPEVFLEQLSFLRLRPNSCPTLADWGGPLTVLVGENDTITPPHLAEEMKQLAPQTVIQVVPNAGHYLPLDAPHAVSEVLREVAYA; this is translated from the coding sequence ATGAGTCTGCCTGCGCTACCCGTACCTGCGCTGTTGCTGCCGGGAACCCTGTGCGACGCGGCCTTGTGGGGGGCGGTGGCGTTGCCTGCCGGAACGCGGGTGTGTGGCGCGGTGCAGGGCCACAGTTTGGCCGAAGCAGCGGCCGTGGCACTTCAGGATGCGCCCGCCGCTGTGCATCTGGTAGCGTTTTCGCTGGGCGCCATCGTGGCCTTCGAGGTACTGCGCCGCGCCCCGGAGCGGGTGGCCCGCCTGACCGTGATCAGTGCCAATCCGCACGCCCCCACCGCCGCACAACTGGAGGTGTGGGGGGCGCAAGAACGTCAGGTACAGGCGGGAAAGTTTGCAGAAGTGGTGGATTCGGTGGCTGTGGGATTACATCGTCAGGCCGTGCTGGACATGGCGCGGCGGGTGGGGCCAGAGGTGTTTCTGGAGCAACTGTCCTTCCTCCGTCTGCGGCCCAACAGTTGCCCCACGCTGGCAGACTGGGGAGGCCCGCTGACAGTGCTGGTCGGAGAAAACGACACCATTACCCCGCCGCATCTGGCCGAAGAAATGAAGCAACTGGCCCCGCAAACGGTCATTCAGGTGGTGCCGAACGCTGGGCACTACTTGCCCCTTGACGCCCCACACGCTGTTTCGGAAGTCCTGCGCGAGGTGGCCTATGCCTGA
- a CDS encoding cupin domain-containing protein produces MTTLPGSDPAPSDLPTSALPTPAQAPEDLGAMTGNVVRFRDLKSRPIPLMFIDSILPGHQRHNYAVIGDTASENDSYAPFITSPHGFQVGVVRARQGNGPAYHTHDYIESFLPLRGRWRFYWGEHADKVDGETILEEFDYITLPAKLWRGFECIDEGESWIFAVLEKHEAYEGKDPYWAPEVIRKAREYGFEASDNGKMIKPDNFAELERELLGQFGDT; encoded by the coding sequence ATGACAACGCTGCCCGGCTCCGATCCCGCTCCCTCCGATCTGCCTACCTCTGCTTTGCCCACCCCTGCTCAGGCGCCAGAAGACCTCGGCGCGATGACCGGCAACGTGGTGCGCTTCCGTGACCTGAAGTCGCGCCCGATTCCGCTGATGTTTATTGATTCTATTTTGCCCGGCCACCAGCGCCACAACTACGCGGTCATTGGCGACACCGCCAGCGAAAACGACAGTTACGCGCCGTTCATCACCTCTCCGCACGGATTTCAGGTGGGCGTGGTGCGGGCGCGGCAGGGCAACGGCCCGGCATACCACACGCACGATTACATCGAATCGTTTTTGCCGCTGCGGGGCCGCTGGCGCTTTTATTGGGGAGAACACGCCGACAAGGTGGACGGCGAAACCATCTTGGAAGAGTTCGATTACATCACCCTGCCCGCGAAATTGTGGCGCGGCTTCGAGTGCATCGACGAGGGCGAAAGCTGGATTTTTGCGGTGCTCGAAAAGCACGAGGCCTATGAGGGCAAAGACCCCTACTGGGCACCCGAAGTGATCCGCAAGGCCCGCGAATATGGCTTCGAGGCCAGCGACAACGGCAAGATGATCAAGCCCGACAACTTTGCCGAGCTGGAGCGGGAATTGCTGGGCCAATTCGGGGATACCTGA